The Spinacia oleracea cultivar Varoflay chromosome 2, BTI_SOV_V1, whole genome shotgun sequence DNA segment tttattttattatttattattattattatacaaAGATGACATTACTAAAAAGTAGGTACACTGGCCGTACGTTATTACTCGATCTCTCCATCCGACATAGTTGTACAATTCGATTGAGTGGAGGCCGAcagtaatattattattattattattattattattattattatcatcatcATTAATTATTATACAAAGACAACATTATATTACTAATTAAAGAAACCCGtgatatgatacatatgatataaCACGTACGTACATACATCTTGTAGACTTGTAGTGTTTGATGATCATATAGCTGGACAGGTGAAACCGCCAGGAGGGTACCTACGGTGGCAGGCATTAAGTATCAATGTCAAGGCAGTTGCTGGGACTGGGATAGGGACAGTGCCGCCACCTGCGGCTTTAAGGACATTACAAAGGCAAAGAGCAGCGTCGAGATCGGCTAGACCTTGGAGAAGGGTGCAGCAATTTGATTGTCTTCCGCTTAGCAAATCCAGGCAAACATTCAGCCCGTTCGGGCACActagtgttgttgttgttgttgttgttgttgctgctgatgATGATGCTTTCTCTGTTGTGGCATGGACATCAATACAATGAAATGCTATCAGGTTAACTGCCAGGAAAAGGGCAATGCTCTTTGAAGCCATGGCTTATTGTTTGATATATTTTAAGCTAGTATATAGGGAACATGTATGTAGCTTATATATGTGAAAGATggtgtgtttgtgtttgtgtttgtgtttgtgtttgtgatGAAGAATACTAGATGCGATGTAGAGTGGACTTATTTATACAGGATGCAATGCATGAATGCATGCATACACTTGTTGTAGCTAGGTCGATTAGCTCCATATATACGTACGTACACCGCTACGGAAAATTGGCAATGAATTATGGCCGCTTGCCGGTGAtcgttccatttttttttttttttttttttggctcatttgttgttttgtttcgTCCCTAAATATTGCTCCTTATTGCTAAAAATTGGTAATGAATTATGGCAGCTTGCTGGCCACTTAGTTAATTATATACTTCCCCGTTCCTTTTTATTTGgcattatttgttgttttggttcgtccctaaaatattgcttTCTATTATTAAATATGAACATGAGACCCAAACTTTATCTAATACTACATCCGTATATAAGGATCTTCACGGTTACTAtgtgcacaaatattaagataaaaatgaaaaattaagttggttgaatataataaaatatggataaagtaagagaaatgtgtaaaaatgtgggtgtgtgtaaacaaaaaaaatgaataaagtaagagaacgTGACTCGTGagtgaaaaattgtaaatattatgggggtaaggtagtaaatattcatgtccaaaaataaaataaagcaaAATATAAATAAGAAAGTATAAAGATCATTTAGAAACGGGGTTAGTACGATATATGTGTCATTAAGTTCTTTACATGCATTTATTATTTGCACAGACTTCAAAGCATTATTTGACAACCGCTAATATATCTTAGTTTTGTATgacaaattataaaatattgatatttgaaaaatacattttgagACAAATCTAACATAGTCTCGTATTATAGTATTTTGATACAAGTAATAGTAAAAATTTGTGGCCAAAATCTTTGACTTTtaaacacatttttcaaagtgtaaattaattaattaattaattcgagGTAGTATAAATTACTTTTTAATCCACCACTTTTATCTTTCTCAATTTTACCCAATCCAATTCTTAATAAAAACACTTTTAGAACGTTGGGCAAATAACAAGGACATAGGGAGTATTCAACATTTTTGCaataataaaaatacatttacaaTATGGTGGCATTGTCCTCCATGCggttcatgcatgcatatacaTCAGCATTCAGCGCGCAATATGATGCCTTGTCCTCAATCTGAGTTGTTGGTCATACGAACTGCCACGTCATTGTTCTTGTGGAGATGCCAGATGTTAGCCACGTCATTGCGGTTTATCCGATCCCATTTCTACTGCTGCCGAGGAAGACTAATTTTGTAAGAGCCATCGAATTTGAGCGTATGGAAACTCGTTGGTGGTGGGTAGTTGGGTACTATCAAACCACGACTAGATGTGAAGGAGGAGGTGGAGTGGGTGTGTGAAGTGATAGGGTCAGCCGGCCAGGGCCGGTTAAATGGAGGTCCAATTAGACCTACAGTATCGGGCCCTAAAAGTTTAGGCCTAAAAAGAAATTATGTTGCTTAAAATCTCCAAAACATATATTTCCTCTGTTCATAAATACTCGCAACATTTCACATTTTTACACTATTGAGAAATTAGGTTAATGTGTTTCCTTGTGTTGTATTTGTTGGAAATAATGTGTTGTAACCAtgaaaattaacaataaaataataggGAAGAACACAATACTCAATAATTGATCTCAAAAGCTGTGACGGGTTTTACGCCTGCCCTAGAAGCGTATTTCGCCACCACCGGTACAAGGTTCTCAGTGACAATTGCTCCCCAAGGGTAACACAACTACCTTCCAACTCTGTACCCCGATTGGAAGGCTGGAATTACTTCAAGAACTACTCAGATCTCTATGGGACAATAATGACAGATGATGTGGGCTTAATAGTTGCCACCTTAAAGCCCAAGGAGGTCAAGATAACTAGGCAAACGAATCCATGGCTCAAGCCCAAGAAGCAGGCCTGGACCTGGGTATTcagggaaaccaaaggaacaACCTTTAGTTAAAGAAGCCCACAACCTCCGGCCCAAACTTGCTAAAAAGCCTTTTTGACAAAAGGACACGTGGCCCTTATCCAACGGAGCACGCCTCCCATAGATGGGGGTAAGGAATCATCTCCCCAAAAACCATAGCACTATAAGTagggctcagatcccaaggaaagagaacaatcaattcattcccaccaacttaGCATTAACTTTGCTCTGccctctctctacaaattatttctctctctagcatatacttacttaagcatcggagggaatattcctacgggaatattcttgttttgcaggttgccagaagttcgtgctaggtcatacttgatacctccgaggaacgcgtgacacgtcatc contains these protein-coding regions:
- the LOC130466806 gene encoding putative lipid-binding protein AIR1B, producing MASKSIALFLAVNLIAFHCIDVHATTEKASSSAATTTTTTTTLVCPNGLNVCLDLLSGRQSNCCTLLQGLADLDAALCLCNVLKAAGGGTVPIPVPATALTLILNACHRRYPPGGFTCPAI